TTGACCGACAGTGACATTTCGCTCAATTCACAAAAAATCGCTCCCGAGAAAATATTAACGCAATGGTCTGCAGCCTCCCAATTGCTATCGACAGTGGCTCCCTCGTCAAAAATAGACGAACTCAAAAAAGAAAACCAAGCCTATTTTTCCGGACATGAACTCACGCTGATCTCCGAATTTCAACAACCAGTGACCACGCAAGATTTATTAGCAAACTATGATTGGCAAGTTGTGAGACAAACAAAAAAAAATATTATCCTGCGCGGTCAACCAAAGGATACGTTAACCCGTCGTCTCTGTCGCCCATTCGAACTTCAGATTAATTCGCAGACAATGTTACCAGAGTCACTAAAATTCCTGGCACTCGCTTCAAAACCAAACATTGGTTTTGCTTCCATTGAATTGACGGCTTACAAATTGACACAAACGACTGAACCTGAAATATCAAAATCCACACCACAGATCGTATTACGCAAAGTTGCGAAAGCCGTATTCCCAGAAGCAGAAAATAACCAGAACTCTACTTCGACAACGGGTTCTATTAAACGCATTTCGTTTGCAACTTCCCATTCTGAGAATCAGGATCAGGCAGAAATAATAGAAATTGAAAAAATGGTTTTACGCTGGATTGCTGAAACTCAGCGTATTGAATCTATCGAATTAGGTAATGGCGTTACGATCTCCAAACTTGGGAATCAACGTGATAGGGCCGTTCCCAAAAACTCGAATTTAAAGCCTAATGGAACATTCGTCACCGGTAACTCAGCTTTCCAAAACTCACTTCAACCCTGGTTGATTGACGTCGAGAAAAATGCATTCATCATCGAATCATTTGCGACAGAACGATCGACAAACGAAAATGGCTCTTCGGCACCACGATTCATCACATTAAATATGAAACCGAACCCCGCCTTTCCACCCAGTTCTCACCCAGGAACCAAATGGGATGCCGTCGAAATTGTCTTCAGCAGCGACCAACCCCTGCCGATCAAGATCAGCAAAACTCGACTTCACTTTGTACAACAGTTCCTGCTATCAGATCTGAAAATTCAATACGCAGAGTAAAAGCCGAAACGTTACTCTTCAGGTGCTACCCAGTCACCCCAATGCTCCAGGTAATGTTGATAGGCAGGATTCCCTGCTGATTCGCGCTCCAGGAACTGATAGGCTTCGGTTACAACTTCCTGCTCATCATCAATACTGAGTTGTCCTGTAAGGACTCGTGATCTGAGAAACACGAAGTACGTATCCAGTACATCACAGCGGCAGTAATCGTTAATTTCCTGCACTTTCCCTGTATCATACATTGATTGTACCTTGGAGCCATCGATGCCGGTTTTACCCGGTTTACCAATGAGATTCGCCAATAAGTTTAAGCCACCAGTCATACGACTCGCACCGAAGTTGGAAAATACGTCCATTAAATCTATGTGAGCTGAAGTGTTATAACGATTGCGAGATTGCTCATAACTGCGGGCCTCGAGATTGAACCACTCTGGTAAAGCAATACCATAGCGATAAGCCGCTAATTCCAATACAGGCAAATCGTAACCACGGCCATTGAACGTCACAAACGCCGGCTGACCGTAGTGTACCCAACCTTGCCAGAATTTCTGTGTGATCACATATGGACGAAATTTCGGAGCATCGAGTACCGTTAAGTCTTGCATACGGTAATCAGCAGTGATTTTGGCAATGGCCACTGATACCGGCAACATGTAGGTCGCCGGGAGGAAGTCACTGCCTGTCGACTCAATTTGTTCTGCCTGATATTTGGCAATCGCCTCTTCAGGAGCCAATTCTTCGCCGGGATAACGAACCCGCGAAATCAAATCTCCATCGGCCACCGCTTCCACGTCAAAAACGAGATAGGCTACTTGGGACTGGGACACGTTTCTCTCGCTTTCTATTTTGCAAGTTGTGATGATATTAACACTTAACGCCTTCACTGACGAACAGGATTGATACGAAAAATAGAACTTCATGCCGTGACACGGCTTACAGCCCCTTCCATTCGGTTCTGTTGATAAGTATAAACAA
The Gimesia aquarii DNA segment above includes these coding regions:
- a CDS encoding 3'-5' exonuclease, coding for MSQSQVAYLVFDVEAVADGDLISRVRYPGEELAPEEAIAKYQAEQIESTGSDFLPATYMLPVSVAIAKITADYRMQDLTVLDAPKFRPYVITQKFWQGWVHYGQPAFVTFNGRGYDLPVLELAAYRYGIALPEWFNLEARSYEQSRNRYNTSAHIDLMDVFSNFGASRMTGGLNLLANLIGKPGKTGIDGSKVQSMYDTGKVQEINDYCRCDVLDTYFVFLRSRVLTGQLSIDDEQEVVTEAYQFLERESAGNPAYQHYLEHWGDWVAPEE